In a genomic window of Meleagris gallopavo isolate NT-WF06-2002-E0010 breed Aviagen turkey brand Nicholas breeding stock chromosome 1, Turkey_5.1, whole genome shotgun sequence:
- the LOC100548787 gene encoding pyruvate dehydrogenase (acetyl-transferring) kinase isozyme 3, mitochondrial has translation MLFELFKNSMRATVELHEGKREGYPSIKTLVTLGKEDLSIKISDQGGGVPLRKIDRLFNYMYSTAPRPSLEPTRAVPLAGFGYGLPISRLYARYFQGDLKLYSMEGVGSDAVIYLKALSSESFERLPVFNKSAWRHYKTTPEADDWSNPSSEPRDASKYKANR, from the exons ATGTTATTTGAATTATTCAAG AATTCAATGAGAGCTACAGTGGAGTTGCACGAAGGTAAGAGAGAAGGATATCCATCGATCAAAACCTTAGTCACTTTGGGGAAAGAAGATCTATCTATTAAG ATAAGTGATCAAGGTGGAGGTGTACctttaagaaaaatagacaGATTGTTTAACTACATGTACTCAACAGCACCCAGGCCTAGTTTGGAGCCCACAAGAGCTGTTCCTTTG gctGGATTTGGCTACGGCTTGCCAATTTCTCGTCTGTATGCTAGGTACTTCCAAGGTGACCTAAAACTCTACTCAATGGAAGGTGTTGGATCAGATGCTGTAATTTATTTGAAG GCCCTTTCAAGTGAATCATTTGAAAGACTTCCTGTTTTTAATAAGTCGGCGTGGCGGCACTACAAGACCACACCTGAAGCAGATGACTGGAGCAATCCTAGCAGTGAACCAAGGGATGCTTCTAAATACAAAGCTAACCGATAA